The following proteins are co-located in the Seriola aureovittata isolate HTS-2021-v1 ecotype China chromosome 7, ASM2101889v1, whole genome shotgun sequence genome:
- the LOC130172559 gene encoding uncharacterized protein LOC130172559 isoform X1, giving the protein MKLIVWCLLLLPFATVVLTAPVRDRRENFISFLNDALGAMTTPAYATANRNPTSKPVTDKDSEDMSDAKSAESFDTIGFTDKGLESHEIWIPEVMVNDNTPSGRKKGVGKDSVGPVDVSRRLVQDLGSREPTDLDSEEGMTVVAQEDGNLSGKQVIRLSGDKVIDSASQGANLQGKVRRVNGLIGVLAPGQSREMQDWDSAEDNNGRLPAVGNTRDTDETREYISSETYPIGRIFFSSISQYCKYIV; this is encoded by the exons ATGAAGCT caTCGTGTGGTGTCTCCTGCTTCTTCCATTTGCAACTGTGGTGTTGACAGCCCCAGTCAGAG ATCGAAGAGAAAATTTCATAAGCTTCCTGAATG ATGCACTTGGCGCAATGACCACACCTGCATATGCAACAG CAAATAGAAACCCTACAAGTAAACCTGTGACAGATAAAGACTCTGAAG ATATGTCAGATGCAAAGTCTGCAGAGAGTTTTGACACCATTGGGTTTACAG ACAAAGGCCTTGAAAGTCATGAGATCTGGATTCCCGAAGTTATGGTGAATGATAACACACCATCAGGGAGGAAAAAAGGAGTGGGCAAAGACAGTGTGGGGCCAGTGGATGTGAGCAGAAGACTGGTTCAGGACCTCGGGAGCAGAGAACCGACTGATCTTGACAGTGAGGAAGGAATGACGGTGGTTGCTCAGGAGGATGGAAATTTGTCAGGAAAACAAGTTATCCGTTTAAGCGGAGACAAAGTGATTGACAGTGCCAGTCAAGGTGCCAATCTCCAAGGAAAGGTGAGGAGAGTTAATGGGTTGATTGGTGTGTTGGCCCCAGGCCAAAGCAGAGAAATGCAAGACTGGGACAGTGCGGAGGACAACAATGGCAGACTGCCTGCAGTAGGAAACACCAGAGATACAGATG AAACCAGAGAGTATATCAGCTCTGAAACTTATCCAATCGgtagaatatttttttcttccattagTCAATATTGTAAATACATTGTTTGA
- the LOC130172559 gene encoding uncharacterized protein LOC130172559 isoform X3 encodes MKLIVWCLLLLPFATVVLTAPVRDRRENFISFLNDALGAMTTPAYATANRNPTSKPVTDKDSEDKGLESHEIWIPEVMVNDNTPSGRKKGVGKDSVGPVDVSRRLVQDLGSREPTDLDSEEGMTVVAQEDGNLSGKQVIRLSGDKVIDSASQGANLQGKVRRVNGLIGVLAPGQSREMQDWDSAEDNNGRLPAVGNTRDTDETREYISSETYPIGRIFFSSISQYCKYIV; translated from the exons ATGAAGCT caTCGTGTGGTGTCTCCTGCTTCTTCCATTTGCAACTGTGGTGTTGACAGCCCCAGTCAGAG ATCGAAGAGAAAATTTCATAAGCTTCCTGAATG ATGCACTTGGCGCAATGACCACACCTGCATATGCAACAG CAAATAGAAACCCTACAAGTAAACCTGTGACAGATAAAGACTCTGAAG ACAAAGGCCTTGAAAGTCATGAGATCTGGATTCCCGAAGTTATGGTGAATGATAACACACCATCAGGGAGGAAAAAAGGAGTGGGCAAAGACAGTGTGGGGCCAGTGGATGTGAGCAGAAGACTGGTTCAGGACCTCGGGAGCAGAGAACCGACTGATCTTGACAGTGAGGAAGGAATGACGGTGGTTGCTCAGGAGGATGGAAATTTGTCAGGAAAACAAGTTATCCGTTTAAGCGGAGACAAAGTGATTGACAGTGCCAGTCAAGGTGCCAATCTCCAAGGAAAGGTGAGGAGAGTTAATGGGTTGATTGGTGTGTTGGCCCCAGGCCAAAGCAGAGAAATGCAAGACTGGGACAGTGCGGAGGACAACAATGGCAGACTGCCTGCAGTAGGAAACACCAGAGATACAGATG AAACCAGAGAGTATATCAGCTCTGAAACTTATCCAATCGgtagaatatttttttcttccattagTCAATATTGTAAATACATTGTTTGA
- the LOC130172559 gene encoding uncharacterized protein LOC130172559 isoform X2, translating to MKLIVWCLLLLPFATVVLTAPVRDRRENFISFLNDALGAMTTPAYATANRNPTSKPVTDKDSEDMSDAKSAESFDTIGFTDKGLESHEIWIPEVMVNDNTPSGRKKGVGKDSVGPVDVSRRLVQDLGSREPTDLDSEEGMTVVAQEDGNLSGKQVIRLSGDKVIDSASQGANLQGKVRRVNGLIGVLAPGQSREMQDWDSAEDNNGRLPAVGNTRDTDETREYISSETYPIAPPRTQPQ from the exons ATGAAGCT caTCGTGTGGTGTCTCCTGCTTCTTCCATTTGCAACTGTGGTGTTGACAGCCCCAGTCAGAG ATCGAAGAGAAAATTTCATAAGCTTCCTGAATG ATGCACTTGGCGCAATGACCACACCTGCATATGCAACAG CAAATAGAAACCCTACAAGTAAACCTGTGACAGATAAAGACTCTGAAG ATATGTCAGATGCAAAGTCTGCAGAGAGTTTTGACACCATTGGGTTTACAG ACAAAGGCCTTGAAAGTCATGAGATCTGGATTCCCGAAGTTATGGTGAATGATAACACACCATCAGGGAGGAAAAAAGGAGTGGGCAAAGACAGTGTGGGGCCAGTGGATGTGAGCAGAAGACTGGTTCAGGACCTCGGGAGCAGAGAACCGACTGATCTTGACAGTGAGGAAGGAATGACGGTGGTTGCTCAGGAGGATGGAAATTTGTCAGGAAAACAAGTTATCCGTTTAAGCGGAGACAAAGTGATTGACAGTGCCAGTCAAGGTGCCAATCTCCAAGGAAAGGTGAGGAGAGTTAATGGGTTGATTGGTGTGTTGGCCCCAGGCCAAAGCAGAGAAATGCAAGACTGGGACAGTGCGGAGGACAACAATGGCAGACTGCCTGCAGTAGGAAACACCAGAGATACAGATG AAACCAGAGAGTATATCAGCTCTGAAACTTATCCAATCG CCCCCCCCAGAACACAGCCCCAGTAG
- the tyrobp gene encoding TYRO protein tyrosine kinase-binding protein, with amino-acid sequence MCSDTAIWKKIRRTVAISLSLTFPPRPETNIQKMSDALCVVGSLFGSADGQQECGSCYLINMESVIAIIASDIILTIFITISVFCFATQHKRRKEWDSHDGRRNLPSSVSKKMPTEVTESPYQELHGVQSDVYSELQHFRK; translated from the exons ATGTGCAGCGACACAGCCATTTGGAAAAAGATCAGAAGGACAGTGGCCAtcagcctctctctcacatttCCTCCTCGACCTGAAACCAACATACAGAAGATGTCTGACGCTCTTTGTGTTGTGGGTTCGTTGTTTG GATCTGCAGATGGACAGCAAG AGTGTGGTTCCTGTTACCTGATAAACATGGAGTCTGTAATCGCCATTATTGCTTCTGACATTATTTTGACCATCTTCATCACTATTTCTGTGTTCTGCTTTGCCACTCAACACAAGAGAAGGAAAGAATGGGATTCTCATGATG gTAGAAGAAACTTGCCATCATCAGTATCAAAGAAAATGCCAACAGAGGTCACAGAATCTCCCTACCAG GAGTTACATGGAGTCCAATCAGATGTGTACAGTGAGCTTCAGCACTTTAGGAAATGA